Proteins encoded together in one Triticum dicoccoides isolate Atlit2015 ecotype Zavitan chromosome 7B, WEW_v2.0, whole genome shotgun sequence window:
- the LOC119338176 gene encoding uncharacterized protein LOC119338176 codes for MNKKPKTSSGERVHLSSSMDMSSVSQLEQSKPLMEADVQFDSWAEKAIRNFIFEVGLGPRFVYLTSFKEMLQTVHNRDVEIPTYESMLREELKETQHRAMQLKQEWKKSGCSIIMDSWKSQCGTKSFISVLVHCSKGMYFLRSIDVSGILEDMDELVSVFSRVVDDVGARNIVQVIRNDVSPHMRMAWHYVQKEHDHSFFVPLCADFCINLLLEKIAAFDHVSEVLRKAKEITRFIYGNVLAYELVGRYIDDGEILSNSCFKSVAEFITLDRLVSMRENLVEMFSSPEWVSSDRSTRMFNPLDWISSGFSTTTSLFRHICGIVKTDDAFWCAAADVLKITKPFINVLLKLESEDCPMGILYDTMASAKDIMHNLGGKYGDILHWVDEIWYGYLHTPLHAAGHMLNPRVFYKDPSCDDPELSGRIEACTTAIAKGHYDPGRLKAQIEVYKGRSGSFGSDSAIQQIVGTPQVVWWSAHGTGMPELQSFATRVLCQTCFGAKRYNISRQVSEEAHETRGADLEELYRGLEYVHYNRRFASAAPLIGGLSGDQCGKPGRKLGSDWFLYPRHRQHIVIGSSNT; via the exons ATGAACAAGAAACCGAAAACATCTTCTGGGGAGCGAGTTCACTTGAGTTCCTCTATGGACATGTCTTCTGTGTCACAGCTAGAACAATCGAAACCCTTAATGGAGGCAGATGTTCAGTTCGATTCTTGGGCAGAAAAAGCAATACGCAATTTCATCTTTGAAGTTGGACTTGGGCCTCGTTTTGTCTACTTGACATCTTTCAAGGAGATGCTTCAAACTGTTCACAATAGGGATGTTGAAATTCCTACATATGAATCCATGCTACGGGAGGAACTAAAAGAAACTCAGCACCGGGCAATGCAACTCAAGCAAGAATGGAAAAAAAGTGGTTGCAGTATAATTATGGATAGTTGGAAGAGCCAATGTGGTACAAAAAGCTTCATAAGTGTTTTGGTGCATTGCAGCAAAGGTATGTATTTCCTCAGATCAATCGATGTCTCTGGAATCCTCGAGGACATGGATGAGCTAGTTTCAGTGTTTTCTCGTGTGGTTGATGATGTTGGTGCCCGCAACATAGTTCAAGTTATCAGAAATGATGTGTCACCACATATGCGAATGGCATGGCATTATGTGCAAAAGGAACATGACCATTCATTCTTCGTCCCACTGTGTGCTGACTTTTGCATCAACCTTCTGCTTGAGAAAATTGCAGCATTTGATCACGTCAGTGAGGTTCTAaggaaggcaaaggaaataacaagGTTTATATATGGCAATGTGCTGGCATATGAACTGGTAGGGCGGTATATTGATGACGGTGAGATCCTGAGCAATTCTTGTTTCAAATCTGTTGCAGAGTTCATCACATTAGATAGGTTAGTTTCTATGAGAGAAAATCTAGTTGAGATGTTTAGCTCACCTGAATGGGTTTCCTCTGATCGGTCTACTAGAATGTTTAACCCACTTGATTGGATTTCCTCTGGTTTCTCTACTACTACAAGTTTGTTCAGGCATATCTGTGGCATAGTAAAGACAGATGATGCATTTTGGTGTGCTGCTGCTGATGTTTTGAAGATTACAAAACCATTTATCAATGTGTTGCTTAAACTAGAATCTGAGGACTGTCCAATGGGTATCTTGTATGACACCATGGCAAGTGCAAAAGACATAATGCACAATCTTGGAGGTAAATATGGTGATATTTTGCATTGGGTTGACGAGATATGGTATGGTTACTTGCATACCCCACTCCATGCTGCTGGTCATATGCTAAACCCAAGGGTCTTTTACAAAGATCCTTCCTGTGATGATCCTGAGCTCAGCGGTCGTATTGAGGCCTGCACAACCGCAATTGCAAAAGGCCATTATGATCCAGGGAGACTGAAAGCGCAAATTGAAGTATATAAAGGAAGATCAGGTTCTTTTGGTTCAGATTCAGCAATTCAGCAAATAGTGGGGACACCACAAG TTGTTTGGTGGTCAGCGCATGGGACAGGCATGCCTGAGCTGCAGAGCTTTGCCACTCGGGTCTTATGCCAAACATGCTTTGGCGCTAAAAGATACAACATCAGCAGGCAGGTATCAGAGGAGGCGCATGAGACGAGGGGAGCTGATCTCGAAGAGCTGTACCGTGGGCTGGAGTACGTCCACTACAACAGGCGTTTCGCCAGCGCTGCACCACTCATAGGCGGTCTTTCGGGGGATCAGTGTGGTAAACCTGGCAGGAAGCTGGGGAGCGACTGGTTCCTGTATCCGCGGCACCGACAGCATATCGTAATCGGATCATCGAACACATAG
- the LOC119340511 gene encoding dolichyl-diphosphooligosaccharide--protein glycosyltransferase 48 kDa subunit-like produces the protein MAAPRVLLLLAAAAILAVASLGDASGEGPRGRKLLVLVDDLAVRSSHSAFFGSLQARGLDLEFRLADDPKLSLHRYGQYLYDGLVLFAPSTPRFGGSVDQNAVLEFIDAGHDMILAADHSASDLIRGIATECGVDFDEDPEAMVIDHINYASSEVEGDHTLIAGDDLIQSDVILGSKKIEAPVLFRGIAHAANPSNSLVLKVLSASPSAYSANPEAKLASVPSLTGSAISLVSVMQARNNARVLISGSLDLFSNRFLKSGVQKAGSKMSHDKAGNEQFVTETSKWVFHERGHLKAVNVMHHKVGETNEPSMYRINDDLEYSVEIYEWSGTSWKPYVADDVQIQFFMMSPYVLKNMSTDKSAVYSASFKVPDVYGVFQFKVEYQRLGYTGLSLAKQIPVRPYRHDEYERFITSAFPYYAASFSTMGAFFIFSVAYLYHK, from the coding sequence ATGGCGGCGCcgcgcgtcctcctcctcctcgccgccgcggcCATCCTCGCCGTCGCCTCCCTCGGGGACGCTTCGGGCGAGGGCCCCCGCGGGCGCAAGCTGCTGGTGCTCGTCGACGATCTGGCCGTCCGCTCATCCCACTCGGCCTTCTTCGGCTCGCTTCAGGCCCGCGggctagatctggagttccgcctcGCCGACGACCCCAAGCTCTCGCTCCACCGCTACGGTCAGTACCTCTACGACGGCCTCGTCCTCTTCGCCCCATCGACCCCGCGTTTCGGCGGATCGGTGGACCAGAATGCTGTTCTGGAGTTTATCGATGCTGGGCACGATATGATTCTGGCAGCAGATCATTCGGCTTCAGATCTGATCCGCGGCATCGCGACGGAGTGTGGGGTTGACTTTGATGAGGACCCGGAAGCAATGGTTATTGACCACATCAATTATGCCTCCAGTGAGGTTGAAGGTGACCACACCTTGATTGCTGGCGATGACCTGATTCAGTCAGATGTGATATTGGGATCCAAAAAGATTGAGGCTCCTGTTCTGTTCCGAGGGATTGCGCATGCGGCTAATCCATCCAACAGCTTGGTTTTAAAGGTTCTATCTGCCTCGCCATCAGCGTATTCAGCAAACCCGGAGGCTAAGCTGGCATCCGTTCCATCTCTCACAGGGTCGGCCATATCACTGGTTTCTGTTATGCAGGCTAGGAATAATGCTCGTGTGTTAATATCTGGATCACTGGATTTGTTTAGCAACAGGTTCCTAAAGTCTGGTGTGCAGAAGGCTGGCAGCAAAATGAGCCATGACAAAGCTGGAAATGAACAATTTGTGACAGAGACGAGCAAATGGGTCTTCCATGAGAGGGGTCATCTGAAGGCAGTAAATGTGATGCACCATAAGGTTGGGGAGAcaaatgagcctagcatgtaccgcATCAATGATGACTTGGAATACTCAGTTGAGATATATGAATGGTCTGGTACAAGTTGGAAGCCATATGTTGCTGATGATGTTCAGATTCAGTTTTTCATGATGAGCCCTTATGTTCTGAAAAATATGTCAACTGACAAATCGGCTGTATATTCAGCATCCTTCAAAGTTCCAGATGTTTATGGAGTTTTCCAGTTCAAGGTTGAGTACCAAAGGCTTGGATACACTGGCCTCTCTCTTGCAAAGCAGATTCCAGTCCGTCCATACAGGCATGACGAGTATGAGAGGTTCATAACTTCAGCGTTTCCATACTATGCTGCCTCATTTTCAACAATGGGAGCCTTCTTCATATTCTCAGTTGCGTACCTGTATCACAAATAG
- the LOC119336392 gene encoding probable bifunctional riboflavin biosynthesis protein RIBA 1, chloroplastic, with product MAPSIAPPSSPSCLRGKLFPRFTGTNSQPMNSVLRCDISVSPTLASNSLRRTSSVHLANNNQIKSFHVCHAGVDPSERIVINGQASPSKTVQADAAALGTIAADMAPVVDGFSADDDELDLDLPTEGFSSIPEAIEDIRQGKYVIVVDDEDRENEGDLIMAASTVTPEAMAFIVRHGTGIVCVSMKEDDLERLQLPLMVVAKENEEKLRTAFTVSVDAKEGTTTGVSAKDRASTVLALASPYSKPEDFNRPGHIFPLKYREGGVLKRAGHTEASVDLAMLAGLPPAAVLCEIVDDDDGSMALLPKLKEFAERENLKIVSIADLIRYRRKRDRLVERLCVTPLQLQWGSFESYCYRSLIDGMEHIAMIKGDVGDGQDILVRVHSECLTGDIFGSARCDCGGQLALAMTMIEKAGRGVVVYLRGHEGRGIGLGHKLRAYNLQDAGRDTVEANEDLGLPADSREYGIGAQILRDLGVRTMRLMTNNPAKYTGLKGYGLSVLGRVPLLTPITNENRRYMETKRLKMGHIYEDPPNGHTSGMSDEEQYQEDSGSEQDQTLEP from the exons ATGGCTCCCTCAATCGCGCCGCCTTCTTCTCCTTCGTGCCTCCG TGGGAAACTCTTTCCACGGTTCACTGGTACCAACAGTCAGCCCATGAATTCTGTCTTGCGCTGCGATATTTCAGTTTCACCAACTTTGGCATCGAACAGCTTAAGGAGAACCAGTTCGGTTCACTTGGCAAATAATAATCAAATCAAAAGCTTTCATGTATGTCATGCTGGGGTTGATCCGTCAGAACGTATTGTTATAAATGGTCAGGCCAGTCCATCTAAAACTGTTCAAGCTGATGCTGCTGCATTGGGGACCATAGCTGCTGACATGGCTCCTGTCGTCGATGGGTTTTCAgccgatgatgatgaacttgaccTAGATTTGCCTACAGAGGGTTTCTCATCTATACCTGAAGCTATTGAAGATATTCGCCAAGGAAAA TATGTGATTGTTGTGGATGATGAAGACAGGGAGAACGAAGGAGATCTTATAATGGCAGCATCCACAGTAACACCAGAGGCTATGGCTTTCATAGTGAGGCATGGCACTGGGATTGTATGTGTCAGCATGAAAGAAGATGACCTGGAAAGACTACAACTTCCTCTTATGGTAGTGGCAAAGGAAAATGAAGAGAAGCTGCGGACAGCCTTTACTGTTTCAGTG GACGCTAAAGAGGGCACAACAACAGGGGTTTCAGCCAAGGATCGGGCAAGCACAGTTCTAGCACTTGCATCTCCTTATTCTAAGCCTGAGGACTTCAACCGTCCTGGACATATCTTTCCTCTTAAATATAGAGAAGGTGGTGTCCTCAAAAGGGCTGGGCATACTGAAGCATCAGTAGACCTTGCCATGTTGGCTGGGTTACCTCCTGCTGCAGTTCTTTGTGAAATTGTTGAcgatgatgatggttccatggctttGTTGCCAAAGCTGAAAGAATTTGCAGAGAGGGAGAACCTGAAGATTGTCTCAATTGCAGACTTGATTAG ATATAGGAGAAAGAGAGACAGGCTGGTAGAACGTCTTTGTGTCACACCATTACAATTACAGTGGGGGTCATTTGAATCCTATTGCTACCGATCACTTATCGATGGGATGGAGCACATTGCAATGATCAAG GGTGATGTTGGGGATGGCCAGGATATTCTAGTGAGAGTCCATTCAGAGTGCCTAACTGGAGATATATTTGGATCGGCAAGGTGTGATTGTGGGGGCCAACTTGCCCTGGCGATGACCATGATCGAGAAGGCTGGTCGGGGTGTGGTGGTTTACCTACGTGGCCACGAAGGCAGGGGCATTGGGCTGGGTCACAAGCTCCGGGCATACAATTTACAGGATGCTGGACGGGATACTGTTGAGGCTAATGAGGATCTTGGGTTGCCTGCCGACTCCCGGGAGTACGGTATAGGCGCGCAG ATACTACGTGATCTTGGCGTCCGAACCATGAGGCTGATGACTAACAACCCGGCGAAGTACACTGGACTCAAGGGCTACGGTTTAAGTGTCCTGGGAAGAGTGCCGCTGTTGACACCAATAACTAATGAGAATCGGCGTTACATGGAAACAAAGAGGTTGAAGATGGGGCACATCTACGAAGACCCTCCTAATGGCCATACAAGTGGCATGAGTGACGAGGAGCAATATCAGGAGGATAGTGGCAGCGAACAAGATCAGACCCTAGAGCCTTAA